The Paramixta manurensis region ATAGGGGTCGTTACTGGAATCCATCGCGTTGAAAATGGCCAGCGCAAGCTCATTTTCACTGTCAGGATTGCGGCAAAGTAAGTATTGCGTATCCGGCAACACGGGCAGACCTTCCGCCGCGCCCATCACCCGCAATTCCGGGCTCATCATTTCAACCGGACGCGCCGTGACGCCGAGCCCCGCCTTCACCGCCGCACGCACGGCAGCTAATGTCGAAGCCACGTAGGAGATACGCCACGGAATCCCTGCCTCGTTCAAATGGTCGATAGCCATATCGCGATAGGGGCTTGGCTCATCCAACAACACCAGCGGAATCGCCTCGCCGTGCTGAAAGATATAATCTGCTGCGCAATACCATAAGGTGGGCGACGTGCGTAACACTTGAGAAGTAAAGGAGCCTGGGCTGGAAGTGGTCACAACCAGATCGACTTCGCCCTGGTTGAGCATTTCCATCATGAAGGGATTACGCTTCACGCGAACATCAATTGCCAGTTTGGGATAAACTGACGTCACGCGGTTCAGTAAGAAAGGTAAAATCGTATCTGAAGTGTCATCCGATGCGCCGATGGTTAACACGCCTTGCACATTGCTGTACATCAGAGAGGTGCAGGCTTCATCATTAAAACGCAATATTTTTCGGGCATAACCTAACAGTTGGATGCCGTGCTCAGTCAGTAACTTATTACGCCCATGACGGGCAAACAACTCTTTACCAACCAGTTGTTCCAGACGTTGCATCTGCTGGCTTACTGCCGATTGCGTTCTGCATACGGCCGCTGCGGCGGCGGCAAACGTATTAAGATCCGCAACCGCAACAAACGTTCTCAGCAGATCGAGATCGAGATTGAGTATCGGACGATTTGCATTAGTCATATTTTCTTCACTTATAAATTTTTTAAAAACAGCTACCCTGGTGTTATTACACGCGTTATCAAAACGATACGCGGTAATAATTGCGCGATGGTTAGAGTAAATAATGAGGCTTCAACACATCGCTATAACTTGCTTTACGAACCTGAGAATCTCCTTTTCATGATATCCAACCTGATATTTCCATATCAGGCACGAGAATGGATACCCGTTATCAGATACGCGACCGGCGCTCGTCGACCGTCAGTAAAATGCGGAATACCGCGTTGTAGTTTGGTGAATTAAAAACCGCCGCCCTTCTCAACAACAGGCTGCGGGGCCGCTGGTTTAACACAACCATTAGAGCCATACTGCCAAAAACGCGACGATTGTCGCGCAAAATTAGTAAACACTACTTAACTTTTATCACAATAAAACAGGAACCTTTATAACCTGAAACATTGCCATTTTTGACGCAATGTTCCCTGATGATTATCCTGCCATAATGCCGATTAATTTTTAAGCCCCAAATGAGTTATTCTTATCAGTAAATCGGGAAAACATCGCTAAACCGGCATTCCAACACGCCTCTTGCGCTAAATTTTTTCGATCAATTTACATACAGCGCACGCCAGTTCATATTACCCTTGACGGTAACTTTTCTGGTTGACGCCTGACAACTGGTCAAACCTGTGCTTAAAAAAAGCCATTTAAGTAGAAAAATTTAACTATTTCAGCGCGCATCAATCCATCATTTTTTATTTGTATTCACCCTTCGGGCTCGGCGCGCATCATTAGTCAAATACCGTTACGCCACCTTTACAGCATACGGTCATCCATCCAGATAAAAAACCAAACTCATCAAAATAATCAGTTAATAATACCAGTTATCTTACCATTACCGCCTCAGCGCACCAGCAGAGCGCGCAAAGCCTCCTGATAGCGCCAAAACTGGATACTACCCTTCAAAAGCGGCGGTCAGAGGAGTAAATTGTGCGGGTTCGTTTCCACGGCAGGAAAACGGTTCTGCCAGTTAAGGCGGTTGTGATGAATGTAATAATTAATAAATCCGGCAAGTTGGATAACGTCTGCTATGACATCCGCGGGCCAGTGTTAAAAGAGGCTAAACGCCTCGAAGAAGAAGGCCATAAAGTTCTCAAACTTAATATCGGTAACCCTGCCCCATTCGGCTTTGACGCGCCGGATGAGATTCTGGTCGATGTGATCAGAAATCTGCCAAGCGCTCAAGGTTACTGCGATTCGAAGGGACTTTATTCAGCCCGTAAAGCCATTATGCAGCACTATCAGGCGCGAGGAATTCGCGATATTACCGTTGAAGATATTTATATCGGTAATGGCGTATCTGAACTGATTGTGCAATCGATGCAGGCCTTGCTGAACAGCGGCGACGAGATGCTGGTTCCTGCGCCAGACTACCCGTTGTGGACCGCCGCCGTCTCGCTGTCGAGCGGAAAAGCGGTGCACTACTTATGCGATGAGTCCGCCGACTGGTTTCCCGATCTCAATGATATTCGCAGCAAGATCACGCCGCGTACCCGCGGGATTGTGATTATTAATCCGAACAACCCCACCGGGGCGGTTTATAGCAAAGAGTTGCTGATGGAAGTGGTTGAAATCGCCCGCGAGCATAATCTGATTATTTTCGCAGACGAGATCTACGACAAGATCCTTTACGACGCGGCGCAGCACCACTCTATCGCGGCATTGGCGCCTGACTTGCTGACCATTACCTTTAACGGCCTGTCAAAAACGTATCGCGTAGCGGGCTTCCGTCAAGGCTGGATGGTGCTTAGCGGGCCGAAGCAACACGCGAAGGGTTATATTGAAGGGCTGGAAATGCTGGCCTCAATGCGTCTGTGCGCGAACGTTCCCGCACAGCATGCCATTCAAACGGCGCTTGGCGGTTATCAAAGTATCAGCGAATTTATCGTTCCCGGCGGCCGGTTGTATGAACAGCGCCAACGCGCCTGGGAATTAATTAACGATATTCCCGGCGTCACCTGCGTGAAGCCTCAAGGCGCGTTGTATATGTTCCCGCGCATTGATGCGAAAAAATTTAACCTCCAGGACGATCAGAAAATGGTGCTGGATTTTCTGCTGCAGGAAAAAGTGCTGCTGGTACAAGGCACCGCGTTTAATTGGCCATGGCCGGATCACGTGCGCATTGTGACGTTGCCGCGTGTGGATGAGTTGGAAATGGCCGTCAGTAAGTTTGGTCGCTTTCTGCAGGGCTATCGCCAGTAAAACGACAGGCGTTATACTGGGTCACCGAAGGGCGGATTTTCCGCCCTTTGCCTTTTGATTACAGGACACCGCCGCTCATGAACCAAAGCCATTTCTTCGCTCATCTCTCACGTCTGAAGCTGATCAACCGCTGGCCGTTGATGCGTAATGTGCGCACGGAAAATGTCTCGGAACATAGCCTGCAGGTTGCGATGGTGGCCCATGCGCTGGCCATCATAAAAAACCAAAAATTTAACGGTAATCTCAATGCTGAACGCGTGGCGATGATGGCGCTTTACCATGACGCCAGCGAAGTTCTGACTGGCGATCTGCCCACGCCGGTAAAGTATTACAATGCGCAGATCGCGCACGAATATAAAAAGATTGAAAAAATAGCGCGACAGAAACTGATTGAGATGCTGCCCGCCGAGTTGCGCGATGCCTGGCGGCCACTATTGGATGAGCAACAGCATTCAGAGCAAGAAACCGCGCTGGTCAAACAGGCTGACGCGTTATGCGCTTATCTAAAATGCCTTGAAGAACTCTCTGCCGGTAACCATGAATTTAGCCTGGCAAAAACGCGTCTGGAAAAAACACTTAGCCAACGGCGTAGCCCGGAGATGGACTACTTTATCGAGGTTTTCGTCCCCAGCTTCAACCTGTCACTGGATGAAATCTCTCAAGATACACCCTTGTAATACATAGCGATGTTAAAAAGGAAACCACAACGGGACTAACACCACGCTGACCACCATCACCACCAAGGTAAAAGGCACGCCGATTTTAACGAAATCAACAAAGCGATAGCCGCCAGGCCCCAGCACCAGGGTATTGACCGGTGAAGAAACCGGCGTCATAAACGCCGCCGATGCCGCGATGGCAATAATCAAAGTGAAGGGATACGGCGAGAGCCCCATTTGATGCGCGGCCGCGATGCCGATCGGCGCCATCAACACGGCGGTCGCGGTATTGGAAATAAACAATCCGATTCCGGCGCAAAGCACAAACAGACAGGCCAGCATAACGTGCGCGCTGCGTTCTCCGGCGAGCGCCATTAATCCATCAACAATCAATGTGATGCCTCCGGTTTTCTGCAACGCTAGCGCAAATGGCATCATTCCGACGATCAACAGCAAGCTCGGCCAGTGGATAGCGCGTAATGCGCTCTCCATATCAATACAGCGAAATTTTCCCATCAGCAGGCAAGCGAGTAGCGCGGCAATCGGGTTAGGGATTTCGTCAGTGAGCATCATCGCCACCATCAACGCAAGGCAGAAGAGCGCATGCGGCGCCTGACTGTGCGCTGGCGTAACCTCATCCACTTCTTCAGGTAGCGTCAGCAACATAAAATCACGACTCTGTTGCTTCAGTTGACCAATACGCTTCCAACTCCCGATAACCAGCAAGATGTCGCCTAACTCCAATGCTTCATCGGTTAATGCTCCCGCGATTGGCGTACCACGTCGCCGAATCCCTACCACGCTGAGCCCATAACGGCTACGAAACGCCAGTTCACGCAAACTTTTACCGGTTAACGCTGAGTCCGGGATCAGTGCCACTTCCGCCATCCCCACATCCCGGGCGTGCCCAGAAAAATAGTCACCCCGCAATATTTTTGGCTCAAGTTGCTGTTCGCGACAAAACTGGCGCACATCTATCTCTGCGGCCGACATATCAATCAATAAGACATCCCCGGCGCGAAATTCGGTGGTTCCACTCACCGCCACCATCACCCGACGAAATTTTCGCCAGCGTTCCAACCCGACGATATTGGCACCGTACCGTTCACGCAGTTCGA contains the following coding sequences:
- a CDS encoding SLC13 family permease, giving the protein MNSQLLWVLSLLAVTIFLFVSGKLRMDVVALLALIALVLGGPLTLQEATAGFSDPNVILIAALFVIGEGLVRTGVALQLGEWLIKMSGSSETRMLVLLMLTVAGLGAFMSSTGVVAIFIPVAISIAAKMGTSPGRLMMPLSFAGLISGMMTLVATPPNLVVNSELVREGLAGFSFFAVTPIGLVVLLLGIGYMLVARFWLVTPTQETTPGGVRRRNFHDLIRDYKLAGRARRLAIRPSSPLVGQRLDALELRERYGANIVGLERWRKFRRVMVAVSGTTEFRAGDVLLIDMSAAEIDVRQFCREQQLEPKILRGDYFSGHARDVGMAEVALIPDSALTGKSLRELAFRSRYGLSVVGIRRRGTPIAGALTDEALELGDILLVIGSWKRIGQLKQQSRDFMLLTLPEEVDEVTPAHSQAPHALFCLALMVAMMLTDEIPNPIAALLACLLMGKFRCIDMESALRAIHWPSLLLIVGMMPFALALQKTGGITLIVDGLMALAGERSAHVMLACLFVLCAGIGLFISNTATAVLMAPIGIAAAHQMGLSPYPFTLIIAIAASAAFMTPVSSPVNTLVLGPGGYRFVDFVKIGVPFTLVVMVVSVVLVPLWFPF
- a CDS encoding pyridoxal phosphate-dependent aminotransferase; this encodes MNVIINKSGKLDNVCYDIRGPVLKEAKRLEEEGHKVLKLNIGNPAPFGFDAPDEILVDVIRNLPSAQGYCDSKGLYSARKAIMQHYQARGIRDITVEDIYIGNGVSELIVQSMQALLNSGDEMLVPAPDYPLWTAAVSLSSGKAVHYLCDESADWFPDLNDIRSKITPRTRGIVIINPNNPTGAVYSKELLMEVVEIAREHNLIIFADEIYDKILYDAAQHHSIAALAPDLLTITFNGLSKTYRVAGFRQGWMVLSGPKQHAKGYIEGLEMLASMRLCANVPAQHAIQTALGGYQSISEFIVPGGRLYEQRQRAWELINDIPGVTCVKPQGALYMFPRIDAKKFNLQDDQKMVLDFLLQEKVLLVQGTAFNWPWPDHVRIVTLPRVDELEMAVSKFGRFLQGYRQ
- the lrhA gene encoding transcriptional regulator LrhA, whose amino-acid sequence is MTNANRPILNLDLDLLRTFVAVADLNTFAAAAAAVCRTQSAVSQQMQRLEQLVGKELFARHGRNKLLTEHGIQLLGYARKILRFNDEACTSLMYSNVQGVLTIGASDDTSDTILPFLLNRVTSVYPKLAIDVRVKRNPFMMEMLNQGEVDLVVTTSSPGSFTSQVLRTSPTLWYCAADYIFQHGEAIPLVLLDEPSPYRDMAIDHLNEAGIPWRISYVASTLAAVRAAVKAGLGVTARPVEMMSPELRVMGAAEGLPVLPDTQYLLCRNPDSENELALAIFNAMDSSNDPYNLTASGQDSSVLVDDEE
- the yfbR gene encoding 5'-deoxynucleotidase, which codes for MNQSHFFAHLSRLKLINRWPLMRNVRTENVSEHSLQVAMVAHALAIIKNQKFNGNLNAERVAMMALYHDASEVLTGDLPTPVKYYNAQIAHEYKKIEKIARQKLIEMLPAELRDAWRPLLDEQQHSEQETALVKQADALCAYLKCLEELSAGNHEFSLAKTRLEKTLSQRRSPEMDYFIEVFVPSFNLSLDEISQDTPL